The Gemmatimonadota bacterium genome has a segment encoding these proteins:
- a CDS encoding ABC transporter ATP-binding protein, protein MSIALRATGIRKVFGDCIANRNASLEVAAGEIHAVVGENGAGKSTLMRMIAGMYAPDAGRLEVNGRDVTGWSTREAIAAGVGMVHQHFMLIPTLTVAENLVLGQEPRAGLQFDRAGAEAAVRALCERTGLVVDPARRVADLAVGELQRVEILKVLFRGAKILILDEPTAVLSPPEVTELWKVLRSLVAKGGTVVLITHKLDEVIEVSQRITVMRAGETVGHMETAGATPAAIARMMVGREVRLAGKEETADGRRQTAPTEARLTVHSLTVASSRRPNEVDQLSFDVRAGEIFGIAGVEGNGQTELIEAIAGLRPVSSGTVRLGGSDITGWTVRQRADAGLSHIPEDRHRRGLVLEYSIADDLILGLQHRFSRGLALVRDRIGRNAEERITQFDVRPATAETPARALSGGNQQKVVIARELRGREFSVLLAVQPTRGVDVGAIEFIHDQLRAARDAGKAILLVSADLVEVLALADRVGVMYGGKLVVTLPRAEASAQALGPWMTGAMTGGAHGAA, encoded by the coding sequence ATGAGCATCGCCCTGCGCGCCACCGGCATCCGAAAGGTCTTCGGCGATTGCATCGCCAACCGCAATGCCTCGCTGGAGGTGGCCGCGGGGGAAATCCACGCGGTGGTTGGCGAAAACGGCGCGGGCAAGTCAACGCTCATGCGGATGATCGCCGGGATGTACGCGCCCGATGCGGGGCGGCTGGAGGTCAACGGCCGCGACGTCACCGGGTGGTCAACCCGCGAGGCGATTGCTGCTGGTGTGGGCATGGTGCACCAGCACTTCATGCTGATCCCCACCCTGACGGTCGCCGAGAACCTCGTCCTCGGCCAGGAACCACGCGCCGGGTTGCAGTTCGATCGCGCGGGGGCGGAAGCGGCGGTGCGTGCGTTATGCGAGCGGACCGGGTTGGTCGTCGACCCGGCACGACGGGTGGCCGACCTGGCGGTTGGCGAGCTGCAGCGCGTCGAGATCCTCAAGGTGTTGTTCCGCGGGGCGAAGATCCTGATCCTCGACGAACCGACGGCGGTGTTGTCGCCCCCCGAGGTCACGGAGCTGTGGAAGGTGCTACGATCGCTCGTCGCGAAGGGCGGGACGGTGGTGCTGATCACCCACAAGCTGGACGAGGTGATCGAGGTCTCGCAGCGGATCACGGTCATGCGCGCGGGCGAGACGGTGGGGCACATGGAGACGGCAGGGGCCACGCCGGCGGCGATTGCGCGGATGATGGTGGGGCGGGAGGTGCGGTTGGCGGGAAAAGAGGAGACGGCAGACGGCAGACGGCAGACGGCACCGACCGAGGCGCGATTGACTGTTCACTCGCTCACGGTCGCGTCGAGTCGGCGGCCTAACGAGGTTGACCAGCTGTCGTTCGACGTGCGAGCCGGGGAGATCTTTGGCATCGCCGGTGTCGAGGGCAACGGCCAAACCGAACTGATCGAGGCGATCGCCGGCCTTCGCCCGGTGTCGTCTGGCACCGTACGCCTTGGTGGCAGCGACATCACGGGGTGGACGGTGCGCCAGCGCGCCGATGCGGGGTTGTCGCACATCCCCGAGGATCGCCATCGCCGCGGGCTGGTGCTCGAGTACTCCATTGCCGACGACCTGATTCTTGGCCTGCAGCATCGTTTTAGTCGCGGCCTGGCACTCGTGCGCGACCGGATCGGTCGCAACGCCGAGGAACGGATCACGCAATTCGATGTTCGGCCGGCGACCGCGGAGACCCCGGCGCGCGCCCTGTCCGGTGGCAACCAGCAGAAGGTGGTCATTGCCCGTGAGCTGCGCGGCCGCGAGTTCTCCGTGTTGTTGGCCGTGCAGCCGACGCGTGGCGTGGACGTGGGGGCGATCGAGTTCATCCACGACCAGCTCCGTGCCGCGCGCGATGCGGGCAAGGCCATCCTCCTCGTCTCGGCTGACCTCGTCGAAGTCCTGGCATTGGCGGACCGCGTCGGCGTGATGTACGGCGGCAAGCTGGTCGTCACCCTGCCCCGTGCGGAGGCCAGTGCCCAGGCACTGGGGCCATGGATGACCGGTGCCATGACGGGAGGTGCGCATGGCGCAGCCTGA
- a CDS encoding BMP family ABC transporter substrate-binding protein, whose amino-acid sequence MRKLIVALVVLSVVHLALLFIEPAGATRIATGDGVDVGIVFDVGGRGDKSFNDGAFLGAERAMKELGARVRFIEPGEGSDREAGLRLLAAEGMDLVIGVGFIFSDDLTLLAKEYPGVKFAGVDYAVAMDANGQPVPPPDNLAALKFREEEGSFLVGALAALVGNSKKLGFVGGMDFPLIHKFEMGYRAGVQAVCPDCTVIAQYAGVTPDAFKNPGRGQELGLSQYQQGVNVIFHASGSTGLGVFEAARRLGKLAIGVDADQYAEAPGFILTSMVKGVDEAVFGTIRQVQDGSFRGGIFELGLKERGVNYIDDANNTSLITASARERVEALRAEIIAGRITVPSTK is encoded by the coding sequence ATGCGCAAGCTGATCGTAGCGCTGGTGGTGCTCTCGGTTGTGCACCTCGCGCTCCTATTCATAGAACCGGCCGGAGCCACCCGGATCGCCACAGGCGACGGGGTGGATGTCGGTATTGTGTTCGACGTGGGAGGCCGGGGCGACAAGTCGTTCAACGACGGCGCCTTCCTGGGCGCCGAACGCGCAATGAAGGAGCTTGGCGCTCGCGTCCGGTTCATCGAACCCGGTGAAGGGTCCGACCGCGAGGCTGGTCTGCGCCTTCTGGCGGCCGAGGGAATGGACCTGGTCATCGGCGTAGGGTTCATCTTTTCGGACGACCTCACGCTGCTCGCCAAGGAGTACCCGGGGGTCAAGTTCGCCGGGGTCGACTACGCCGTGGCGATGGACGCGAACGGCCAGCCGGTACCCCCGCCCGACAACCTCGCAGCACTCAAGTTCCGGGAGGAGGAGGGATCCTTCCTGGTCGGCGCGCTCGCCGCATTGGTCGGCAACTCGAAGAAGCTGGGCTTCGTCGGCGGGATGGACTTCCCCCTGATTCACAAGTTCGAGATGGGGTATCGCGCCGGGGTCCAGGCGGTGTGCCCGGACTGCACCGTGATCGCCCAATACGCCGGCGTCACCCCGGATGCGTTCAAGAATCCCGGACGTGGCCAGGAACTCGGGCTCTCGCAGTACCAGCAGGGGGTGAACGTGATCTTCCACGCCTCCGGCTCCACGGGGTTGGGGGTCTTCGAGGCGGCGCGCCGGCTGGGCAAGCTCGCGATCGGGGTCGACGCGGACCAATACGCGGAGGCACCGGGTTTCATCCTCACCTCGATGGTGAAGGGCGTGGACGAAGCCGTATTCGGGACCATCCGCCAGGTGCAGGACGGCTCCTTCCGTGGAGGCATTTTCGAGTTGGGATTGAAGGAACGGGGCGTCAACTACATCGACGACGCCAACAACACCTCGTTGATCACCGCCTCCGCCCGGGAGCGCGTCGAGGCACTCCGCGCCGAGATCATCGCCGGCCGCATCACCGTGCCGAGCACGAAATGA
- a CDS encoding aminotransferase class V-fold PLP-dependent enzyme translates to MTNRRSFLGAAAAAGVAPLLSPRLLDAMERRLEPWRGRAPSVAATEEEFWDEIRQAFPVHPYINLENGYSSPQPRMTWDAFQRHEKDVNDGLSFYMRRRRAADHARVKAELGAVAGVPADEIVITRNTTESMATVIHGIETAPGDEAVMCNQDYGSMLEQYRQQGRRRGLKNVEISVPLHPKSDDEVVDAYAAAITPRTKLLHLSHMINISGQILPVRKIADMAHSRGVSVIVDGAHALAHLDFTIPQLGSDYYGASLHKWLCTPLGAGLLHIKKEKIASVWPLMGDASHADDDIAKLERIGTLPTWTIMAISDAIRFHTMVGVQRKEARLRYLQEYWTSRVREIPKVYLNTPTGHRAAGIANVGITGMTPEALATVLFDRFQVYTVAINNVAVKGVRVTPHLYTTTAELDTFVTAIRELARG, encoded by the coding sequence ATGACCAATCGTCGCTCGTTTCTTGGTGCCGCGGCTGCGGCCGGCGTCGCCCCCCTGCTCTCACCCCGCCTGCTGGACGCCATGGAGCGGCGGCTCGAGCCCTGGCGGGGGCGCGCACCCTCCGTGGCGGCGACCGAGGAGGAGTTCTGGGACGAAATTCGGCAGGCCTTCCCGGTGCACCCGTACATCAACCTGGAAAACGGGTATTCGTCGCCGCAGCCCCGGATGACCTGGGACGCCTTCCAGCGGCACGAGAAGGACGTCAATGACGGCCTCTCGTTCTACATGCGCCGTCGACGGGCCGCTGACCATGCCCGGGTGAAGGCCGAGCTGGGCGCCGTGGCCGGGGTGCCCGCGGATGAGATCGTGATCACGCGCAACACCACCGAATCCATGGCCACCGTGATCCATGGGATCGAGACGGCGCCCGGCGACGAGGCGGTGATGTGCAACCAGGACTACGGGTCGATGCTGGAGCAATACCGGCAGCAGGGACGGCGGCGGGGGCTCAAGAACGTCGAGATCTCGGTGCCGTTGCACCCGAAGAGCGATGACGAGGTCGTGGACGCGTATGCCGCCGCCATCACGCCGCGCACAAAGCTCCTGCACCTCTCGCACATGATCAACATTTCCGGCCAGATCCTCCCGGTCCGGAAGATCGCGGACATGGCGCACTCCCGCGGGGTGAGCGTGATCGTGGACGGCGCGCACGCGCTCGCCCACCTGGACTTCACCATCCCGCAGTTGGGGAGCGACTACTACGGGGCGTCACTGCACAAGTGGTTGTGCACGCCGCTGGGCGCCGGGCTGTTGCACATCAAGAAGGAGAAGATCGCGAGTGTGTGGCCGCTCATGGGTGACGCGAGCCATGCCGATGACGACATCGCCAAGCTGGAGCGTATCGGGACGCTGCCCACCTGGACGATCATGGCGATTTCGGACGCGATCCGCTTCCACACCATGGTCGGGGTGCAGCGCAAGGAGGCGCGCCTGCGCTACCTGCAGGAGTACTGGACCAGTCGCGTGCGCGAGATCCCCAAGGTGTACCTCAACACACCGACCGGCCATCGGGCGGCCGGGATCGCCAACGTCGGGATCACGGGGATGACCCCGGAGGCGCTGGCCACGGTCCTGTTCGACCGCTTCCAGGTGTACACGGTGGCGATCAACAACGTCGCGGTGAAGGGGGTGCGGGTGACCCCGCACCTCTACACGACAACAGCAGAGCTGGACACCTTCGTCACGGCGATCCGCGAGCTCGCGCGCGGGTGA
- a CDS encoding winged helix-turn-helix transcriptional regulator, whose protein sequence is MVTHSSFVFEAIADPTRRAIVDLLATREWAAGELAERFPVSRPAISRHVRILRRAGLVRERKEARHRFYSLDRSPLTQVDQWLAPHRVQWAVRLHDLRRVVEDAVDPTPQADGG, encoded by the coding sequence ATGGTTACGCATTCCTCATTCGTATTCGAGGCGATCGCCGACCCGACCCGGCGCGCGATCGTCGACCTGCTCGCCACCCGCGAGTGGGCGGCCGGGGAACTCGCCGAGCGATTTCCCGTCAGCCGTCCAGCGATCTCGCGACATGTCCGAATCCTGCGGCGGGCCGGGCTGGTTCGGGAACGGAAGGAGGCACGGCACCGGTTCTACTCGCTCGACCGGTCACCGCTCACGCAGGTCGATCAGTGGCTCGCGCCCCACCGGGTGCAGTGGGCGGTGAGGCTGCATGACCTCCGGCGCGTCGTGGAGGACGCGGTGGACCCGACCCCCCAGGCCGATGGAGGCTGA
- a CDS encoding SRPBCC domain-containing protein, with product MEADPVQWTHDYHAKVPAPPARVFRALTDPSEMREWLSEHAEVELRVAGRFAMWGRFTPGTPAARHDGDLLISVIQNERIEFSWRCLGVPSIVALSCVAEGEETTLSVRHTLDGELAMPRAREFVDDWWRLVFANLTAWLSGGRGLCRVDFADPAPEVRLTIDIAAPREAVFRALLDPALVNQWIAKSATIEPHAGGRYDLGWRYVVDGRDVIGGTTRIMEMREPEYLVLDWLDWRGDASVTGQYISFTLEVIPTGTRVHFRHAGFSRPGDVSDYAFGWVYFLDRLAALFPA from the coding sequence ATGGAGGCTGATCCCGTGCAATGGACCCATGACTACCACGCGAAGGTTCCCGCCCCACCGGCCCGTGTCTTTCGCGCGCTGACCGACCCCTCCGAGATGCGGGAGTGGCTGTCGGAGCACGCGGAGGTGGAGCTTCGTGTCGCCGGCCGATTCGCCATGTGGGGGCGCTTCACGCCGGGTACGCCAGCGGCTCGCCACGACGGAGACCTCCTGATCTCGGTGATCCAGAACGAGCGCATCGAGTTTTCGTGGCGATGCCTCGGCGTCCCGAGCATTGTCGCGCTCTCGTGTGTCGCCGAGGGCGAGGAGACCACACTCTCCGTGCGCCACACGCTGGATGGCGAACTTGCCATGCCCCGTGCTCGCGAGTTCGTGGACGATTGGTGGCGGCTCGTCTTCGCCAACCTGACCGCATGGCTCTCCGGCGGTCGCGGACTGTGTCGCGTGGACTTCGCCGACCCGGCCCCCGAAGTCCGTCTCACCATCGACATCGCCGCGCCGCGTGAGGCGGTGTTCCGCGCCCTGCTGGACCCGGCCCTCGTGAACCAGTGGATCGCGAAGTCGGCGACGATCGAGCCGCACGCGGGCGGCAGGTATGACCTCGGATGGCGGTACGTGGTCGATGGTCGCGATGTCATCGGCGGCACGACGCGCATCATGGAAATGCGCGAGCCGGAGTACCTCGTGCTTGACTGGCTCGACTGGCGCGGCGACGCGAGTGTCACCGGGCAGTACATCTCGTTCACCCTGGAGGTGATTCCAACGGGCACGCGGGTGCATTTCCGCCACGCCGGATTCAGCCGTCCGGGCGACGTCAGTGACTACGCCTTTGGTTGGGTGTACTTCCTCGATCGCCTGGCCGCCCTCTTTCCTGCATGA
- a CDS encoding TonB-dependent receptor: protein MSFCRQWLTLGALVSASLATPPSAAAQGGATVRGTVTNASTSAPVAGAQVFVVGTRFGGMTASDGRYTFAGVPEGTIVVRIRALGYQPVEKSVTIAGTAPVTLDFTVTSAPVSLDEVVVTGTAGSARKREVGNSIGQVKVADAPEVSSSVSQMLNGRLAGVSIAGGTGNSGSGQAIRLRGTTSVALTNQPLIYIDGVRTRSDEYPRNGIFTGTTQRGANVYASPLNDINPDDIERIEVVKGAAAATLFGTDAAAGVIQIFTKRGQQGRAKWQAQFNTGYNQMQKFGTDAAPFIFMDPFFRNSAGLLENLGANPMGTRYGSNVQVSGGQGENLKYLVSLGADKNDGVLPNDREKKYLVRTNVDFMPIPKIAVSWNSSFNNTLISQTPAGNNAQGVTLNAFRRDRNYFGSANSDTIARVFEQQLNSQIDRMILGSTATWTPIANFNSRFTIGYDRAALENRNVRPYGFPAVPLGVIQNQRWSNQTISTDWVNSYDFNLSSDFKITASAGTQYVNSQVSDVVGFSENFPSPTVPTVASGSNKLSDENRQRVITGGAFAQSLFGFKDRFFLTVGARIDGNSAFGKDFGFQTYPKVSGSWVASEEGFFPKAAGTLKLRAAYGAAGRAPGAFAAVQTWNPVGWGGQPAVRPLNLGNAALGPERTTETELGFDHSIFDGRLNTDFTWFRAKTTDALFFVRSIPTNGFLNSVLDNVGEMEKSGLEIAINGTIVDRPMLGIQAGLNITTNDSKVLSLGGAQAFSVGNKGWVIEGEQAPVIRGMKIKNPNDLVPAGTTGAQLLASNVENNAIFGPAQPTKIIGGSLNIRTWKNISISARGEFQGGHFINEDASFQAITRSVLWPTCEGTYKKQAASQQLTVKETLMCVAANSRSDMFIQPADFFKVRDITLTVPMGRFIPGTSSSSLVFSAQNIFRKNNGMEIFDPEMSGNDGFNPTVRYISEHIPAPAVFLSSLRISF from the coding sequence ATGTCGTTTTGCCGTCAGTGGCTTACCCTCGGCGCGCTCGTTTCTGCGAGTCTCGCCACTCCCCCAAGCGCCGCGGCGCAAGGTGGAGCGACCGTGCGTGGCACGGTCACCAACGCGTCAACGAGTGCCCCGGTTGCGGGTGCCCAGGTCTTCGTGGTCGGCACCCGCTTTGGCGGGATGACGGCCTCGGACGGACGCTACACCTTTGCCGGAGTTCCCGAAGGCACGATCGTCGTGCGCATTCGGGCGCTGGGGTATCAACCCGTCGAGAAATCGGTCACGATCGCCGGGACCGCCCCGGTCACCCTCGACTTCACGGTGACCTCCGCCCCCGTCTCCCTCGACGAGGTCGTGGTCACCGGGACTGCCGGATCGGCGCGCAAGCGCGAGGTGGGCAACTCGATCGGGCAGGTAAAGGTCGCGGACGCCCCCGAAGTGTCCAGCAGCGTCTCCCAGATGCTCAACGGCCGCCTCGCCGGCGTAAGCATCGCGGGCGGAACGGGTAACTCCGGGTCCGGTCAGGCGATCCGCCTTCGCGGCACGACGTCGGTGGCGCTGACCAACCAACCGCTGATCTACATCGACGGTGTGCGCACCCGTTCCGATGAATATCCGCGCAACGGCATCTTCACCGGCACCACGCAGCGTGGCGCCAACGTCTACGCGAGCCCGCTGAACGACATCAACCCCGACGACATCGAGCGGATCGAGGTCGTGAAGGGCGCCGCGGCAGCGACGCTATTCGGCACCGACGCCGCCGCTGGCGTCATCCAGATCTTCACCAAGCGCGGCCAGCAGGGGCGTGCGAAGTGGCAGGCCCAGTTCAACACTGGTTACAACCAGATGCAGAAGTTCGGCACCGATGCGGCGCCATTCATCTTTATGGATCCGTTCTTCCGCAACTCGGCCGGCCTCCTCGAGAACCTCGGCGCGAACCCGATGGGGACGCGCTACGGCAGCAACGTGCAGGTGTCCGGTGGGCAGGGCGAGAACCTCAAGTACCTCGTCTCGCTCGGCGCGGACAAGAACGACGGCGTGCTCCCTAATGACCGGGAAAAGAAGTACCTGGTCCGGACGAACGTCGACTTCATGCCGATCCCGAAGATCGCGGTCAGCTGGAACAGCTCGTTCAACAACACGCTGATCTCGCAGACGCCGGCCGGGAACAATGCACAGGGCGTGACCCTCAATGCCTTCCGCCGCGACCGCAACTATTTCGGCAGCGCCAATTCCGACACGATCGCGCGAGTGTTCGAGCAGCAGCTCAATTCCCAGATCGATCGCATGATCCTCGGAAGCACCGCGACCTGGACCCCGATCGCGAACTTCAATTCGCGGTTCACGATAGGGTATGATCGCGCCGCGCTGGAGAACCGCAACGTCCGCCCGTACGGCTTCCCGGCCGTGCCGCTGGGCGTCATCCAGAACCAGCGGTGGTCGAACCAGACCATCTCCACGGACTGGGTCAACAGCTACGACTTCAACCTGAGCAGCGACTTCAAGATCACCGCGTCGGCCGGCACGCAGTATGTCAACTCGCAGGTATCGGACGTCGTGGGCTTTTCCGAGAACTTTCCGTCACCGACCGTGCCAACGGTCGCGTCGGGCTCGAACAAGCTCTCGGACGAAAACCGCCAGCGCGTGATCACCGGCGGTGCGTTCGCGCAGTCGCTCTTCGGCTTCAAGGATCGCTTCTTCCTCACGGTCGGCGCGCGCATCGACGGCAACAGCGCCTTCGGTAAGGACTTCGGCTTCCAGACTTATCCCAAGGTGTCCGGTTCGTGGGTTGCGTCCGAGGAGGGCTTCTTCCCCAAGGCCGCCGGCACACTGAAGCTCCGCGCCGCCTACGGTGCAGCGGGTCGTGCGCCTGGCGCCTTCGCGGCCGTGCAGACGTGGAATCCGGTCGGGTGGGGTGGCCAGCCGGCCGTGCGCCCGCTCAACCTCGGTAATGCCGCCCTCGGCCCCGAGCGCACCACCGAGACGGAACTCGGGTTCGACCACAGCATCTTCGACGGTCGGCTGAACACGGACTTCACCTGGTTCCGGGCCAAGACCACGGACGCCCTGTTCTTCGTCCGCAGCATCCCGACCAATGGCTTCCTCAACTCGGTACTGGACAACGTTGGCGAGATGGAGAAGTCCGGCCTCGAGATTGCGATCAACGGAACGATCGTCGACCGCCCGATGCTGGGCATCCAGGCGGGGCTGAACATCACCACCAACGACTCCAAGGTGCTGAGCCTCGGCGGTGCGCAGGCCTTCTCCGTCGGCAACAAGGGATGGGTCATCGAGGGCGAACAGGCCCCGGTGATTCGCGGGATGAAGATCAAGAACCCGAATGACCTCGTCCCAGCGGGAACGACCGGCGCCCAGCTCCTCGCGAGCAACGTCGAGAACAACGCGATCTTCGGCCCGGCCCAGCCGACGAAGATCATCGGCGGCAGCCTCAACATCCGCACCTGGAAGAACATCTCGATCTCGGCGCGTGGCGAGTTCCAGGGTGGACACTTCATCAACGAGGACGCCTCGTTCCAGGCCATCACCCGCTCCGTGCTCTGGCCGACCTGCGAGGGGACCTACAAGAAGCAGGCAGCCAGCCAGCAGCTGACGGTGAAGGAGACGCTGATGTGCGTCGCCGCCAACTCGCGCAGCGACATGTTCATCCAGCCGGCGGACTTCTTCAAGGTTCGCGATATCACGCTCACCGTTCCCATGGGTCGCTTCATCCCGGGCACCAGCAGCAGCTCGTTGGTCTTCTCGGCGCAAAACATCTTCCGGAAGAACAACGGCATGGAGATCTTCGACCCGGAAATGTCCGGCAACGACGGCTTCAACCCGACCGTGCGCTACATCTCGGAGCACATCCCGGCGCCGGCCGTGTTCCTCTCCTCCCTTCGCATCTCGTTCTGA
- a CDS encoding peptidylprolyl isomerase, which translates to MRRYCLIALLATAACEKPPEVGLPPATPQQAPPVYRARFETSKGAFTVEVTRAWAPLGADRFYQLVSSGYFDNTRFFRVMEGFMAQFGAHGDPEVNAAWEKLPIPDDPVVQSNKRGFVTFAMAGPSTRTTQVFINTVDNANLDAMGFTPFGQVIDGMGAVDSLYFAYGDGPPSGFGPDQNMIFSRGNAYLERYFPKLDFIRSARVVADTTR; encoded by the coding sequence ATGCGTCGTTATTGCCTCATCGCCCTGCTCGCGACCGCCGCCTGCGAAAAGCCACCCGAAGTCGGCCTGCCACCGGCAACGCCTCAGCAAGCGCCGCCCGTGTATCGCGCCCGGTTCGAAACGAGCAAGGGCGCATTTACCGTCGAGGTCACGCGCGCGTGGGCGCCCCTTGGCGCCGACCGCTTCTACCAATTGGTCTCGAGCGGGTACTTCGACAACACCCGCTTCTTCCGCGTGATGGAGGGTTTCATGGCGCAGTTCGGCGCCCATGGGGACCCCGAAGTCAACGCGGCATGGGAGAAGCTCCCCATCCCGGATGACCCCGTGGTGCAAAGCAATAAGCGCGGGTTTGTCACCTTCGCGATGGCCGGCCCCAGCACGCGGACTACCCAAGTCTTCATCAACACGGTCGACAACGCCAACCTGGATGCCATGGGGTTCACCCCGTTCGGCCAGGTGATCGACGGCATGGGGGCAGTCGACTCGTTGTATTTCGCGTATGGGGACGGCCCGCCGTCTGGTTTCGGGCCAGACCAGAACATGATTTTCTCGCGGGGCAACGCCTATCTGGAGCGCTACTTCCCGAAGCTCGACTTCATCCGGAGCGCGCGCGTCGTGGCCGACACGACCAGGTAG
- a CDS encoding L-aspartate oxidase — MRWCQWTGVATGRGAARRVRGRGGRQRFAWGKGSGDAGGSGWGAGWSQATTWGLCSGWSWGTHASAVHTPSSVPSLLRTRFLVVGSGVAGLHTAWRASTHGDVVVLTKRTLFDSATAYAQGGIAAALGAGDSPDLHRKDTLAAGAALCDTEAVEVLVEEGPARIRELQLAGARFDLGADGKLKLGNEAAHSRRRIVHAQGDRTGAEVARTLVERVHASKRVSVLEHARILELIVEGGRCAGVRASVLGQPVEIRADATVLATGGCGQVYRYTTNPVVATGDGFAIAHRAGVTLADMEFVQFHPTALDTPENPLALVSEAVRGEGAVLRNAAGERFMVKRHKLAELAPRDIVARAIFREQKQTGQVWLDARSLGKGFVTRFPGITALCRARGIEPGEQLIPVTPAAHYMMGGIVTDLSGRTSLADLYACGEVACTGVHGANRLASNSLLEGLVFAERVAREMSQGKRHAGPRRAQAFDVPPLADRGAAQVAADAIRALMWDAAGIDRNSRGLRTCVRQLSEIAERLTEGMTEERNMCETAQLIAGAALARRESRGGHYRSDFPRAKGEWREKRLEW; from the coding sequence ATGCGGTGGTGCCAGTGGACAGGGGTCGCCACTGGCCGTGGAGCGGCCCGGCGAGTGCGAGGGCGAGGAGGACGGCAGCGGTTCGCATGGGGGAAAGGTAGTGGGGACGCTGGTGGCAGCGGCTGGGGGGCAGGGTGGAGCCAAGCAACAACCTGGGGCTTGTGCTCTGGCTGGAGCTGGGGCACACATGCGTCTGCCGTCCACACACCGTCATCCGTGCCTTCTCTCCTCCGAACACGCTTTCTCGTCGTTGGCAGCGGGGTCGCCGGGCTGCACACGGCCTGGCGCGCCAGCACGCATGGCGACGTGGTCGTCCTCACCAAGCGCACCCTCTTCGATTCCGCCACGGCGTATGCGCAGGGGGGGATCGCGGCGGCACTTGGTGCGGGGGACTCGCCGGACCTGCATCGCAAGGACACCCTGGCGGCCGGCGCTGCGCTGTGTGACACGGAGGCCGTGGAAGTCCTCGTGGAAGAGGGTCCCGCGCGAATCCGCGAGCTGCAACTCGCGGGCGCGCGCTTTGACCTCGGGGCCGATGGCAAGCTGAAATTGGGGAACGAGGCCGCGCACTCGCGGCGGCGGATTGTCCACGCCCAGGGGGACCGCACTGGGGCGGAGGTCGCGCGCACCCTCGTGGAGCGCGTGCATGCATCGAAGCGCGTCTCGGTGCTCGAGCACGCGCGAATCCTCGAACTCATTGTCGAGGGCGGGCGCTGCGCGGGGGTGCGCGCCAGCGTGCTCGGGCAACCGGTGGAGATCCGCGCCGACGCGACCGTCCTCGCAACGGGCGGTTGCGGGCAGGTCTATCGCTACACGACCAACCCCGTGGTGGCGACAGGTGATGGCTTTGCCATCGCGCATCGTGCGGGGGTCACCCTCGCCGACATGGAGTTTGTGCAATTCCATCCGACGGCGTTGGACACCCCAGAGAACCCGCTCGCCCTGGTCTCGGAGGCGGTGCGCGGCGAGGGGGCGGTCCTCCGGAACGCGGCGGGCGAGCGTTTCATGGTCAAGCGCCACAAGTTGGCGGAACTGGCACCGCGCGACATCGTGGCCCGGGCGATCTTTCGCGAGCAGAAGCAGACGGGTCAGGTGTGGCTCGACGCGCGTTCGCTCGGCAAGGGCTTCGTCACGCGCTTTCCAGGGATCACCGCCCTCTGCCGGGCGCGCGGCATCGAACCCGGCGAGCAACTCATCCCGGTCACCCCGGCCGCGCACTACATGATGGGTGGCATAGTCACCGACCTGTCCGGCCGCACCTCACTCGCGGATCTCTACGCCTGCGGGGAAGTGGCCTGCACCGGAGTGCATGGCGCCAATCGCCTGGCGTCCAATTCGTTGCTGGAGGGGCTGGTGTTTGCCGAACGTGTGGCGCGAGAGATGTCCCAGGGGAAACGGCACGCGGGCCCCCGTCGCGCCCAGGCGTTTGACGTCCCGCCGCTCGCCGATCGTGGCGCGGCGCAGGTGGCCGCCGACGCCATTCGCGCGTTGATGTGGGATGCCGCGGGGATCGACCGCAACTCCCGTGGCCTGCGGACCTGCGTGCGTCAGTTGTCAGAGATCGCGGAGCGACTGACCGAGGGGATGACCGAGGAGCGCAACATGTGCGAAACCGCGCAGCTCATCGCTGGTGCGGCCCTCGCGCGGCGGGAATCGCGCGGTGGCCACTACCGCAGTGACTTTCCGCGGGCGAAGGGCGAGTGGCGCGAGAAGCGACTGGAGTGGTAG